The Christiangramia flava JLT2011 region ACCAACGGAAATGCCTCATTTCTCAGTATTTACCCCGGCTGGTACCGTGGCCGTGCCCCGCATATTCATCTCGAAGTGCTGGACTCAAATGAAAATTCCCTGAAAATTACCCAGATCGCTTTCCCGGAAGACGTTTCAGATGAAGTATACTCCACCAGTGAATACAATGGCACTGCCGATACTTCGAACAACCAGGATGGCATTTTTCAGGATAGCCTGCAATACAACATGCTGGATTCTATCACCGGAAATACTACGGATGGTTTTACACTGACCAAAACGATTATCATCTAAGGTCAGGTTGGTTTTAAAATTTGGTTGATTTAGCCGTCATCATTTCAAAAACGCAAAATCACTCGGTCTGCCAGGCTTCGCCTGCGTTTGCAGCCGGCTTCCCTAAGGCCGGTTTGCAAAAAAGGCATCAGAAATATTCCTGATGCCTTTGATTTTATGGAAGTTTGGTTGTTGTGGCTAGGCGGCAGTGACCGGATCTTCCTTCCGGAGCCAGTTCAGAATAAAGGTGGCCATTCGCCCGATGATGAAAGTCAAACCTCCAAAAATTGGTGGCAGCAGCGTAACTTTTAAACCTCCTGCCAGCAATGCCGGCTGGATATTCCCCAGTGATTCAAAAGCATCAAATACCTGGATCAGCCCGATCAACTGAAAAAAAAGTCCGATGATCACGGCCAGTAAGGCCACCTGATTTACCAGAGAAACCGATTTCCTGAAACTTTGAGGTAAAGCCCTTAATTTCAATGCTGATCTTATGATGAAAAAGATCATCAGGAAAAACAGTAAAAGAATCAGCGTCATGGGAAACGGTCCGCCTTCATATATTCTGGCCAGTAACTGCTGGAAAAAACCCTGATCCTGAAATAGGTAAAAAATTACGGTTATCATAACTGCGTTTTAGTGATTAATACTTCAAAATTAAGTTTTAAAAGCAGCCCTTGCAGAAAATTGCGACGAAGCGCGAGTTTTGCGCGCCATTCTACCGTTTGCAATAGAATCTGATTTTCCACCCCGCCAAACTGGTAATCTGTCGCAAAAATTTTCCGTAGTCGATTATAAATTGCATTTTTATTGCT contains the following coding sequences:
- a CDS encoding MotA/TolQ/ExbB proton channel family protein, giving the protein MITVIFYLFQDQGFFQQLLARIYEGGPFPMTLILLLFFLMIFFIIRSALKLRALPQSFRKSVSLVNQVALLAVIIGLFFQLIGLIQVFDAFESLGNIQPALLAGGLKVTLLPPIFGGLTFIIGRMATFILNWLRKEDPVTAA